A genomic segment from Bradyrhizobium sp. ISRA430 encodes:
- a CDS encoding ABC transporter permease produces the protein MLGYLVRRIFAAVPVMGVVALFVFLLLRLTPGDPAAILAGDNATPERLERIRTSLGLNEPLIVQFITWVNKLLHGDLGTSLISNLPVLKMIGQRVEPSISIALSTIILAVVVAVPLGVVAAWRHGTWIDRFVMGLSVLGFSVPVFVVGYILIQIFAIDLRWVPVQGFKSISTGFGPFFERIILPTCALSFIYIALIARMTRAAMLDVLGEDYVRTARAKGISEVAVMMRHALRNAAVPVITVIGTGFALLISGVVVTESVFNIPGIGRLTVDAVLARDYPVIQAMILLTSLIYVVVNLLIDVAYTLLDPRIRY, from the coding sequence TTGCTCGGATATCTCGTTCGCAGAATTTTCGCCGCCGTGCCCGTGATGGGCGTGGTCGCGCTGTTCGTCTTCCTGCTGCTCCGGCTCACCCCCGGCGATCCCGCCGCGATCCTCGCCGGCGACAACGCCACGCCAGAGCGGCTGGAGCGCATCCGCACCTCGCTTGGCCTCAACGAGCCCCTGATCGTGCAGTTCATCACCTGGGTGAACAAGCTGCTGCACGGCGATCTCGGGACCTCGCTGATCTCCAACCTGCCCGTCCTGAAGATGATCGGTCAGCGCGTCGAGCCGTCGATCTCGATCGCGCTGTCGACCATCATCCTCGCCGTCGTCGTTGCCGTTCCCTTGGGAGTGGTTGCGGCCTGGAGGCACGGCACCTGGATTGACCGCTTCGTGATGGGACTGTCCGTCCTCGGCTTCTCGGTGCCGGTGTTCGTGGTTGGCTATATCCTGATCCAGATCTTCGCCATCGACCTGCGCTGGGTTCCTGTGCAGGGCTTCAAGAGCATCAGCACCGGCTTCGGGCCATTCTTCGAGCGCATCATCCTGCCGACCTGCGCGCTGTCCTTCATCTACATCGCGCTGATCGCGCGTATGACGCGCGCTGCGATGCTCGATGTGCTCGGCGAGGATTACGTGCGAACTGCGCGCGCGAAAGGCATCAGCGAAGTCGCGGTCATGATGCGGCATGCGCTGCGCAACGCCGCGGTGCCGGTGATCACCGTGATCGGCACCGGCTTTGCGCTTCTGATCTCCGGGGTCGTCGTCACCGAGAGCGTGTTCAACATCCCCGGCATCGGCCGCCTCACCGTGGATGCGGTGCTGGCGCGTGACTATCCGGTGATCCAGGCGATGATCCTGCTGACGTCGCTGATCTACGTCGTCGTCAATCTCTTGATCGACGTGGCCTACACCCTGCTCGATCCGCGGATCCGGTACTGA
- a CDS encoding M20/M25/M40 family metallo-hydrolase produces the protein MNPANLPFDSEAMLQGLRRWVECESPTWDAEAVNSMLDLAAREMAIMGATIERIAGRQGFGGVIRARFPHPKQGQPGILIAGHMDTVHPVGTIEKLKWRRDGARCYGPGIYDMKGGNYLSLEAIRQLLRASVTTPLPITVLFTPDEEVGTPSTRDIIEAEAARNKYVLVPEPGRADNGVTTGRYAIARFNLEATGRPSHAGATLSAGRSAIREMARQILAIDAMTTDDCTYSVGVVHGGQWVNCVATTCTGEALSMAKRQADLDRGVERMLALSGTTNDVTFKVTRGVTRPVWEPDAGTMALYEKARGIAKALGAELPHASAGGGSDGNFTGAMGIPTLDGLGVRGGNGHTLEEYIEVDSLVERGRLMAGLLATLE, from the coding sequence ATGAATCCAGCCAATCTTCCCTTTGATTCCGAGGCCATGCTCCAGGGTCTGCGCCGCTGGGTGGAATGCGAAAGCCCGACCTGGGACGCGGAAGCCGTGAATAGCATGCTCGATCTTGCAGCGCGGGAGATGGCGATCATGGGTGCGACGATCGAGCGCATCGCCGGCCGGCAGGGCTTCGGCGGCGTCATCCGCGCCCGTTTTCCGCACCCCAAGCAGGGCCAGCCGGGCATCCTGATCGCCGGGCACATGGACACCGTCCATCCCGTCGGTACCATCGAGAAGCTGAAGTGGCGGCGCGACGGGGCGAGGTGCTACGGCCCCGGCATCTACGACATGAAGGGCGGCAATTATCTGTCGCTGGAGGCGATCCGGCAGCTACTGCGCGCTTCCGTCACGACCCCGCTGCCGATCACCGTGCTGTTCACGCCCGACGAGGAAGTCGGCACGCCCTCGACGCGCGACATCATCGAGGCGGAGGCCGCCCGCAACAAATACGTGCTGGTGCCGGAGCCTGGCCGCGCCGACAACGGCGTGACCACCGGTCGCTATGCGATCGCGCGCTTTAACCTGGAAGCAACGGGCCGGCCCAGTCACGCCGGCGCGACGCTGTCGGCGGGGCGCTCGGCGATCCGCGAGATGGCGCGCCAGATCCTGGCCATCGACGCGATGACGACGGACGATTGTACCTATTCGGTCGGCGTCGTGCATGGCGGACAATGGGTCAACTGCGTCGCCACGACCTGCACCGGCGAAGCGCTCTCGATGGCCAAGCGCCAGGCTGATCTCGACCGCGGCGTCGAGAGGATGCTGGCGCTCTCGGGTACAACCAATGATGTCACCTTCAAGGTGACGCGCGGCGTGACGCGGCCGGTCTGGGAACCGGACGCCGGCACCATGGCGCTCTATGAGAAAGCGCGCGGCATCGCAAAGGCGCTCGGGGCAGAATTGCCGCATGCGAGCGCCGGCGGCGGCTCCGATGGCAACTTCACCGGGGCCATGGGAATTCCCACGCTCGACGGCCTGGGCGTGCGTGGTGGCAACGGCCACACGCTGGAGGAGTATATCGAGGTCGACAGCCTGGTCGAACGCGGTCGCCTGATGGCGGGGCTGCTGGCGACGCTGGAGTGA
- a CDS encoding ABC transporter substrate-binding protein, giving the protein MFHLMRRGCRAFASKLALSVVALSTALASPVLAAGKTITAVMHSDLRIIDPIFTTAYITRDHGYMVYDTLIATDSNFKIQPQMADWKISDDKLTYTFTLRDGLKWHDGAPVTAEDCVASLKRWAAVDGMGQKLLDFTASIEATDAKTITLKLKEPYGLVLDSIGKPSSRVAFMMPKRLAETPPDKQIPEQIGSGPFKFVQGEFQPGVKAVYVKNTDYVPRKEPASWTAGGKVVKVDRVEWITMPDSQTAVNALQSGDIDFMEVPPWDMLPVLEGNSDLKVEVLNKFGYQTLGRMNFLYPPFDNPKIRRAALLAMNQKDVLDALVGNPKYYKICGAFFICDTPFATDVGSETLVKGNGMAEAKKLLAESGYDGTPVVVMVPGDVVTLKAQPTVGVQLLREAGFKVDAQATDWQTVVSRRASQKPPKEGGWNMFFTNWVSADVSNPIANLSIGGQGKKGGWFGWAEDLKIEQLKDKFVRATSLDDQKKIAAEIQKEAYDQVIYIPLGQYLAPSAWRKSLTGVLDGAATPIFWNIDKTE; this is encoded by the coding sequence ATGTTCCACTTGATGCGCCGGGGGTGTCGCGCGTTCGCCTCCAAGCTTGCGTTGTCGGTCGTCGCGCTTTCGACGGCGCTGGCTTCGCCGGTGCTCGCGGCCGGCAAGACCATCACGGCGGTGATGCATTCCGACCTTCGCATCATCGATCCGATCTTCACCACCGCCTACATCACGCGCGACCATGGCTACATGGTCTACGACACGCTGATCGCGACGGATTCGAACTTCAAGATCCAGCCGCAGATGGCGGACTGGAAGATCTCCGACGACAAGCTCACCTACACCTTCACGCTGCGCGACGGTCTGAAGTGGCATGACGGAGCGCCGGTGACGGCGGAAGACTGCGTCGCCTCGCTGAAGCGCTGGGCCGCGGTCGACGGCATGGGCCAGAAACTCCTGGACTTCACCGCGAGCATCGAGGCGACCGATGCCAAGACCATCACGCTGAAGCTGAAGGAGCCCTACGGCCTGGTGCTCGATTCAATCGGCAAGCCGTCCTCGCGCGTGGCCTTCATGATGCCGAAGCGCCTCGCCGAGACGCCCCCGGACAAGCAGATTCCCGAACAGATCGGCTCCGGTCCCTTCAAGTTCGTGCAGGGCGAATTCCAGCCCGGCGTGAAGGCGGTCTATGTCAAAAACACCGATTACGTGCCGCGCAAGGAGCCGGCGAGTTGGACCGCCGGCGGCAAGGTGGTGAAGGTCGATCGCGTCGAGTGGATCACCATGCCGGACTCGCAGACCGCGGTGAACGCGCTGCAATCAGGCGATATCGACTTCATGGAAGTGCCGCCGTGGGACATGCTGCCGGTTCTTGAAGGCAATTCCGACCTCAAGGTCGAAGTGCTGAACAAGTTCGGCTACCAGACGCTCGGCCGCATGAACTTCCTCTATCCGCCCTTCGACAATCCGAAGATCCGTCGCGCGGCGCTGCTGGCGATGAACCAGAAGGACGTGCTCGACGCGCTCGTCGGCAATCCCAAGTACTACAAGATCTGCGGTGCTTTCTTCATCTGCGACACGCCGTTCGCGACCGACGTCGGCTCCGAAACGCTGGTCAAGGGCAACGGCATGGCGGAAGCCAAGAAGCTGCTCGCCGAGTCCGGCTATGACGGCACGCCCGTGGTGGTCATGGTGCCCGGCGACGTCGTGACGCTGAAGGCGCAGCCGACAGTCGGAGTCCAACTCCTCCGTGAGGCCGGCTTCAAGGTCGACGCGCAGGCGACCGACTGGCAGACGGTCGTGAGCCGCCGCGCCAGCCAAAAGCCGCCGAAGGAGGGCGGCTGGAACATGTTCTTCACCAACTGGGTCAGCGCCGACGTGTCCAACCCGATCGCCAATCTCTCGATCGGCGGTCAGGGCAAGAAGGGCGGCTGGTTCGGCTGGGCGGAAGATCTCAAAATCGAGCAGCTCAAGGACAAATTCGTCCGTGCCACCTCGCTCGACGATCAGAAGAAGATCGCGGCCGAGATCCAGAAGGAAGCCTATGACCAGGTGATCTACATCCCGCTTGGCCAGTATCTGGCGCCGAGCGCGTGGCGGAAATCGCTGACCGGCGTGCTCGACGGCGCGGCGACGCCAATCTTCTGGAACATCGACAAGACGGAATAG
- a CDS encoding glycosyltransferase family 39 protein, producing MAARSDRSPTRWRRPFLRWLDAVETGWAVPLLLVCFVAIWTLYLVVAYAGSGLHPDTLETWTQGRHFAWGYHKHPPLMGWVAAAWTSVFPVSDWSLRLMAMANAGLALFFVDLVSRQFVTGHKRILVLLLLMLTPAYQFHAQRFNANAVLLAVWPLATWCFLRAFETRAAFWAIAVGCTTALAMVGKYYSVFLVASFAFAALAHPARRAYFTSASPWISVVTGLAVLSPHIYWLATTGASTFTYALAHANGNAATSLGEVRNFLLGLAAAMSVSAALWVFIAGTRLRQFPADFAAMSPSLRLLFYIAIGTIVLPVLTSLAMGTDLPSLWALQGLFLFAVLVVCGTRYPIERFHTVNLAIATAGVALVAVLVAAPIHAVYRNIHGYEEGRNFYAQAANELTRQWRELTGEPLGAVSGDDALAFATAFYSPDHPYYARPFQYQYTWGLPRKMTLDRGWAALCFRGQASCGAWMDWVSARAGHFVKREFTVQATVWGEAGITREVVVLMVPRTVPESAADDFSASRRGAE from the coding sequence ATGGCCGCACGGTCGGATCGCTCGCCGACGCGGTGGCGCCGGCCTTTCCTGCGCTGGCTCGATGCCGTCGAGACGGGTTGGGCCGTGCCGCTGCTCCTGGTCTGTTTCGTCGCGATCTGGACGCTGTATCTGGTCGTCGCTTATGCCGGCAGCGGCCTGCACCCCGATACGCTCGAGACATGGACGCAGGGGCGGCATTTCGCGTGGGGCTATCATAAGCATCCGCCGCTGATGGGCTGGGTTGCTGCGGCCTGGACTTCCGTCTTCCCGGTGAGCGACTGGTCGCTCCGATTGATGGCGATGGCGAATGCGGGGCTTGCGTTGTTCTTCGTCGACTTGGTCTCGCGGCAGTTCGTGACCGGGCACAAGCGTATCCTAGTGCTGCTGCTTCTGATGCTCACGCCGGCCTACCAATTCCACGCCCAGCGCTTCAACGCCAATGCGGTGCTGCTCGCGGTTTGGCCGCTGGCGACCTGGTGTTTCCTGCGCGCGTTCGAGACCCGTGCCGCGTTCTGGGCGATTGCCGTAGGCTGCACGACGGCGCTGGCGATGGTCGGCAAATATTATTCCGTCTTCCTCGTCGCGAGCTTTGCATTTGCAGCGCTGGCGCACCCGGCGCGACGAGCCTATTTCACCTCCGCTTCTCCATGGATATCGGTTGTCACCGGGCTCGCAGTCCTGTCGCCGCACATCTACTGGCTCGCGACGACCGGCGCTTCGACCTTCACCTATGCGTTGGCCCACGCCAATGGCAACGCCGCGACCTCGCTCGGCGAGGTCAGGAATTTTCTGCTGGGGCTGGCAGCGGCCATGAGCGTCTCGGCTGCGCTTTGGGTGTTCATCGCCGGCACGCGGCTGAGACAATTTCCAGCCGACTTCGCCGCGATGAGCCCGAGCCTGCGGCTTCTCTTCTACATCGCAATCGGCACCATCGTGCTGCCGGTCCTGACGTCGCTGGCGATGGGCACGGATCTTCCGTCGCTGTGGGCGCTGCAGGGGCTGTTCTTGTTTGCCGTGCTCGTGGTCTGCGGCACGCGCTACCCGATCGAGCGGTTCCATACTGTGAACCTCGCGATCGCCACGGCCGGTGTCGCGCTCGTTGCTGTTCTCGTCGCTGCGCCGATCCATGCCGTCTACCGCAACATTCATGGCTATGAGGAGGGGCGGAATTTCTACGCCCAGGCAGCGAATGAGCTGACGCGCCAATGGCGCGAACTGACCGGCGAGCCGCTCGGCGCCGTGAGCGGCGACGATGCGCTGGCCTTCGCGACGGCGTTCTACAGTCCGGACCATCCGTATTACGCGCGGCCCTTCCAATATCAGTACACCTGGGGTCTGCCGCGCAAGATGACGCTGGATCGCGGTTGGGCCGCGCTCTGCTTCCGCGGCCAAGCCAGTTGCGGCGCGTGGATGGACTGGGTGTCCGCGCGTGCCGGGCACTTCGTCAAGCGCGAATTCACTGTGCAGGCCACGGTATGGGGCGAAGCCGGCATCACGCGAGAGGTTGTCGTGCTCATGGTGCCGCGTACGGTGCCCGAAAGCGCGGCCGACGATTTCAGTGCCAGCAGACGCGGGGCCGAGTAG
- a CDS encoding phospholipase D-like domain-containing protein gives MNLITRAGAWCNGEVGYIAWDSKAKIENCAGFMVTRVHETGEDAGQRRILPTWIAFTDQNNPNWNEQDSSVWPIQRFEWRDLTLRKSRDTTKVRPIDFRVHYEIVPVGLTDGPGRKPVPPSPTAPATDAHGLPSFEGPKHQLYQIGEPARTNSIDVTHTYGEGISATFTNGILSTQNLVRQLSSVGKAPPKKAMSEAASPNAKTRVQGEKKKEDHLLAVLKREIVNPKSQIRAFLTGDVFAFVTKLLDRARKEDGEVYLALYELHDKPLIDLLVDGMKSGQVHIILTTAGNENPNPKGTPKEKRKPVVWDTENNDPRAKLHAAAGKKYRDRVIDRMFNSSARIGHNKFAVYVKGGKPLAVMTGSTNWTETGLCTQSNNTIIVEDEGIAADYFANWTRMKNEKLAPREALTVKKGTKTIVGAKPNNNKQGAGIRTQNQAIPKRRQLHGGGIGKVWFSPNTDQSAVPKKNPVRPVDLQEVYQRMDAAKKAILFLTFLPSRGGVNSVVGEAAQLAEKAGALADKGLFVMGAISDPTALPGYTAPVKDAPKPKGIKLPPPAIWWPKGDKSRIAMIRAAAVRIPFGNLRPELLTAGHAIIHDKIIVIDPLDEEHCTVITGSHNLGYKASYCNDENLLIIERNRELAISYAVHVIDLYDHYVMRARLEEKIRKDIIAGKLKSYEAAAAEAEPRGLLTLGSDWQDRHFEKRPMSSLDYFLDGTKAAAPANKATAA, from the coding sequence TTGAATTTGATTACGCGCGCCGGTGCCTGGTGCAACGGTGAGGTCGGATACATTGCGTGGGACAGCAAGGCGAAGATCGAAAACTGCGCCGGCTTCATGGTGACGCGCGTCCATGAGACAGGAGAGGACGCCGGCCAGCGCCGCATCCTGCCGACCTGGATCGCCTTCACCGATCAGAACAATCCCAACTGGAACGAGCAGGATTCCTCGGTCTGGCCGATCCAGCGCTTCGAGTGGCGCGACCTGACGCTGCGCAAGTCGCGCGACACGACGAAGGTGCGACCGATCGATTTCAGGGTTCACTACGAGATCGTGCCGGTCGGATTGACTGACGGTCCGGGTCGAAAGCCCGTCCCGCCGTCTCCCACCGCGCCCGCGACCGATGCGCACGGGCTGCCGAGCTTCGAGGGGCCCAAGCATCAGCTCTACCAGATCGGCGAACCGGCCAGGACCAATTCGATCGACGTGACGCACACCTATGGCGAGGGGATCTCCGCCACCTTCACCAACGGTATCCTCTCGACACAGAACCTGGTCCGGCAGCTCAGCTCCGTCGGCAAGGCCCCACCGAAGAAGGCCATGAGCGAGGCGGCCTCGCCGAACGCGAAGACGCGCGTTCAGGGTGAGAAGAAGAAGGAGGATCATCTGCTGGCGGTGCTGAAGCGGGAGATCGTCAATCCCAAATCGCAGATCCGCGCCTTTCTCACCGGTGACGTGTTCGCATTCGTAACGAAATTGCTCGACCGCGCCAGGAAGGAAGACGGCGAGGTCTATCTCGCCCTCTACGAGTTGCACGACAAGCCGCTGATCGACCTCCTTGTCGACGGCATGAAGAGCGGGCAGGTCCACATCATCCTCACGACCGCCGGAAACGAAAACCCGAACCCGAAGGGCACGCCGAAGGAGAAGCGCAAGCCTGTCGTCTGGGACACCGAGAACAATGATCCGAGAGCCAAACTGCACGCCGCGGCCGGCAAGAAGTACAGGGATCGCGTGATCGACCGCATGTTCAACTCGTCGGCGCGGATCGGCCACAACAAATTCGCGGTCTACGTCAAGGGCGGCAAGCCGCTCGCCGTCATGACCGGCAGCACGAACTGGACCGAGACCGGGCTCTGCACCCAGTCCAACAACACGATCATCGTCGAGGACGAGGGGATCGCCGCCGACTATTTCGCCAACTGGACTCGCATGAAGAACGAGAAGCTTGCTCCGCGAGAGGCACTCACGGTCAAGAAAGGCACCAAGACGATCGTCGGCGCCAAGCCGAACAACAACAAGCAGGGCGCCGGCATCAGGACACAGAACCAGGCGATACCGAAGCGGCGGCAGCTCCACGGTGGCGGAATCGGCAAGGTCTGGTTCTCGCCGAACACCGATCAGTCGGCCGTCCCCAAGAAGAATCCCGTGCGGCCGGTCGATCTGCAGGAGGTCTATCAGCGCATGGATGCCGCCAAAAAGGCGATCCTGTTCCTGACCTTCCTGCCGAGCCGCGGCGGGGTCAACAGCGTCGTCGGCGAAGCCGCGCAGCTCGCCGAGAAGGCCGGCGCGCTCGCCGACAAGGGGCTGTTCGTCATGGGTGCGATCAGCGATCCCACTGCGCTTCCAGGCTACACCGCCCCTGTAAAAGACGCGCCCAAGCCGAAGGGGATCAAGCTGCCGCCGCCGGCGATCTGGTGGCCGAAGGGCGACAAGAGCCGGATCGCGATGATCCGCGCGGCCGCCGTGCGCATTCCCTTCGGCAATCTTCGTCCCGAGCTGCTCACGGCCGGCCACGCCATCATCCACGACAAGATCATCGTCATCGATCCTCTCGATGAAGAGCACTGCACGGTGATCACGGGCAGCCACAACCTCGGCTACAAGGCCTCGTACTGCAATGACGAGAACCTGCTGATCATCGAGCGCAATCGCGAGCTTGCGATCTCCTACGCCGTGCACGTGATCGATCTCTACGACCACTACGTGATGCGGGCGCGGCTCGAGGAGAAGATCCGCAAGGACATCATCGCCGGCAAGCTGAAGTCCTATGAAGCAGCAGCAGCGGAAGCCGAGCCGCGTGGCTTGCTGACGCTCGGATCGGACTGGCAGGACCGGCATTTCGAGAAGCGGCCGATGTCGAGTCTCGACTACTTCCTCGACGGTACGAAGGCGGCCGCGCCTGCAAACAAGGCCACGGCGGCATAG
- a CDS encoding multidrug effflux MFS transporter, producing MSDVNADSWVSSGHRPMGFPEFVIVIASIMALNPLAMDMMLPALPNIGAAFKIPVANHLQLVLSTFLIGFGAGQFVMGPLSDRFGRRPVLLGGMAVYAVASVLAVAAPSFETLLLARALQGLGTSATRVIATSIVRDCYVGRRMASVMSLAMMVFIAVPVIAPSFGQAVLLVTEWRGIFVVLMLYGLLALAWSVLRLPETLPASERRSLAPSEVLAAFGQTVTNRQTIGYAIAAGSVIGALFAFVFSAQQVFTGIYHLGHYFPLAFAAIAAGTAIAAFLNARLVGSLGMRVISHGALVLYAAVAGVMLLTVSLDALPLPLFMALSALMMFSFGMMIANFTALAMEPQGQIAGTASSLYGSITTLIGIVVGMIIGQSFDGTLLPFSTGFFLSTLFALAIVLIVEKGRLFRPHHRNAAGQDQGI from the coding sequence TTGTCCGACGTCAACGCCGACAGTTGGGTGTCCTCGGGACACCGCCCGATGGGTTTTCCCGAATTCGTCATCGTGATCGCGTCCATCATGGCGCTCAATCCGCTTGCGATGGACATGATGCTGCCGGCGCTGCCCAATATCGGGGCAGCTTTCAAGATTCCCGTCGCCAACCATCTCCAGCTCGTGCTGTCGACCTTCCTGATCGGCTTCGGCGCGGGACAGTTCGTGATGGGGCCACTGTCCGACCGTTTCGGCCGGCGGCCGGTGTTGCTCGGCGGCATGGCCGTCTACGCGGTGGCGAGCGTGCTGGCGGTCGCCGCGCCCTCCTTCGAGACGCTGCTATTGGCGCGCGCGCTTCAGGGTCTCGGCACCTCGGCAACGCGCGTGATCGCGACCTCGATCGTGCGCGACTGCTATGTCGGGCGGCGCATGGCGAGCGTGATGTCGCTCGCCATGATGGTGTTCATCGCGGTGCCCGTGATCGCGCCCTCGTTCGGACAGGCGGTGCTGCTGGTGACCGAATGGCGCGGCATCTTCGTCGTGCTGATGCTCTACGGATTGCTCGCGCTGGCCTGGAGCGTGCTGCGGCTGCCGGAGACCCTGCCCGCCTCGGAGCGCAGATCGCTCGCACCGAGCGAGGTGCTCGCGGCCTTCGGCCAGACCGTCACCAACCGTCAGACCATCGGCTATGCGATCGCCGCCGGCAGTGTCATCGGCGCGCTGTTCGCCTTTGTCTTCTCGGCCCAGCAGGTCTTCACCGGCATCTATCATCTCGGCCACTACTTCCCCCTCGCCTTCGCCGCGATCGCGGCCGGCACCGCCATTGCCGCCTTCCTCAACGCCAGGCTGGTCGGCAGCCTCGGCATGCGCGTGATCTCGCACGGCGCGCTGGTGCTCTATGCGGCGGTGGCGGGCGTGATGCTGCTTACGGTGAGCCTCGATGCATTGCCGCTGCCGTTGTTCATGGCACTGTCGGCACTGATGATGTTCTCCTTCGGCATGATGATCGCCAACTTCACGGCGCTCGCGATGGAGCCGCAGGGCCAGATCGCCGGCACCGCGTCCTCGCTCTACGGCTCGATCACGACCTTGATCGGCATCGTCGTCGGCATGATTATCGGCCAGAGCTTTGACGGCACGCTGCTGCCGTTCTCGACCGGCTTCTTCCTGTCGACGCTGTTTGCATTGGCGATCGTGCTGATCGTCGAGAAGGGCCGGCTGTTCAGGCCGCATCATCGGAACGCTGCTGGACAGGACCAGGGTATCTGA
- a CDS encoding twin-arginine translocation pathway signal — MPASILNCLRACSALAALVAAGFALSGCAGVSDTVSPAFADPGKYELYDCKQLETERKTLASRTVALQKLMDKAETGAGGAVVSELAYRNDYIAARGQAHFAEEAWRRNKCRETPPDATPSVSTPQRPVIKPTPKIQ; from the coding sequence ATGCCTGCTTCGATCCTAAATTGCCTGCGCGCCTGCAGTGCGCTCGCCGCGCTGGTCGCGGCCGGCTTCGCGCTGTCCGGCTGCGCCGGCGTGAGCGACACGGTCTCTCCGGCCTTCGCCGATCCCGGCAAGTACGAATTGTACGATTGCAAGCAGCTCGAGACCGAACGCAAGACGCTCGCTAGCCGCACCGTCGCGTTGCAGAAGCTGATGGACAAGGCTGAGACGGGGGCCGGCGGCGCGGTCGTGTCCGAGCTTGCCTATCGCAATGATTACATCGCCGCGCGCGGGCAGGCGCATTTTGCGGAAGAGGCCTGGCGCCGCAACAAGTGCCGGGAAACGCCGCCGGACGCCACGCCGTCCGTGTCTACTCCGCAGCGACCGGTCATTAAGCCCACCCCCAAAATTCAATAG
- a CDS encoding FAD-dependent monooxygenase, whose product MARSRTIAIAGAGIGGLTAALALAARGFRVVVLEKAERLEEVGAGLQLSPNASRVLVELGLEDRLKLRAVTPDAVCVMSARAGGELLRMPLGEVASTRAGAPYWVVHRADLQSALAGAVSDHPDIELKLGATFEDVAPHAKGLTIVHRSGTIRRNDLASALIGADGVWSTVRKQLFPDVQPRFSGLIAWRGTFEATQLPREYTARRVQLWMGPNAHLVAYPIAGGRQINVVAVLPGTWNRPGWSTPGDPSEVMDAFAAPRWPPSARMMLGAVDSWRKWALFTLPEGCGWSKGPIALLGDAVHAMLPFAAQGAGMAIEDAAVLAQHLTGEAAESAAGIAAALKQYGRARQARVRRVQRTARQQGRIYHFTGPLAIARDLAIRALGPERMLARQDWIYGWRH is encoded by the coding sequence GTGGCCCGCTCCCGAACGATCGCCATCGCCGGCGCCGGAATCGGAGGGTTGACGGCTGCGCTCGCGCTCGCGGCCAGGGGCTTTCGCGTCGTCGTACTGGAAAAGGCTGAGCGGCTCGAGGAAGTCGGCGCCGGTCTGCAGCTCTCACCCAATGCGAGCCGGGTACTGGTCGAGCTCGGCCTTGAGGACCGGCTGAAGCTGCGGGCCGTGACTCCGGATGCGGTCTGCGTGATGAGCGCGCGCGCCGGCGGCGAATTGCTGCGCATGCCGCTGGGTGAAGTCGCATCGACGCGCGCCGGCGCCCCCTATTGGGTGGTGCACCGTGCCGATCTGCAATCGGCCCTCGCCGGAGCAGTCTCCGACCATCCGGACATCGAGCTGAAGCTGGGCGCGACCTTCGAGGACGTCGCGCCCCATGCCAAGGGGCTGACCATCGTCCACCGCAGCGGTACGATTCGTCGCAACGATCTGGCGAGCGCGCTGATCGGCGCCGACGGCGTCTGGTCGACGGTGCGCAAACAGCTCTTTCCCGACGTCCAGCCGCGCTTCTCCGGACTGATCGCCTGGCGCGGCACTTTCGAGGCCACGCAGCTCCCCAGGGAATACACCGCGCGCCGGGTCCAGCTCTGGATGGGCCCGAACGCCCATCTGGTCGCCTATCCGATTGCGGGCGGACGCCAGATCAATGTGGTCGCGGTGCTGCCGGGAACATGGAACAGGCCCGGCTGGAGTACACCGGGCGATCCGTCCGAAGTGATGGATGCCTTCGCCGCACCGCGCTGGCCACCCTCTGCGCGGATGATGCTCGGCGCGGTCGATAGCTGGCGCAAATGGGCGTTATTCACTCTTCCCGAGGGCTGTGGCTGGAGCAAAGGACCGATTGCGCTGCTCGGCGACGCCGTGCACGCGATGCTGCCATTTGCGGCCCAAGGCGCCGGCATGGCGATCGAGGATGCTGCCGTGCTCGCCCAGCATCTGACTGGCGAGGCTGCCGAGAGCGCGGCCGGCATCGCCGCCGCGCTGAAGCAATACGGGCGGGCACGGCAGGCCCGCGTCCGCCGCGTGCAGCGGACCGCGCGGCAGCAGGGTCGCATCTATCATTTCACCGGCCCGCTCGCGATCGCGCGCGATCTTGCGATCCGTGCGCTCGGGCCGGAGCGCATGCTGGCGCGGCAGGACTGGATCTACGGCTGGCGCCACTGA
- a CDS encoding zinc-finger domain-containing protein: MSDHVVPHFHNDAGVPVIEIGSQEFMCVGANPPFDHPHVFLDLGNDNEIICPYCSTLYRFAADLKAGEARPPECVLKDKVA, translated from the coding sequence ATGTCCGACCATGTCGTCCCGCACTTCCATAACGATGCCGGTGTCCCCGTCATCGAGATCGGCTCGCAGGAGTTCATGTGCGTGGGCGCCAACCCGCCGTTCGATCATCCGCACGTCTTCCTCGACCTCGGCAACGACAATGAGATCATCTGCCCCTATTGCTCGACGCTGTATCGCTTCGCGGCCGACCTGAAGGCCGGCGAGGCCCGGCCGCCGGAATGCGTCCTGAAAGACAAGGTGGCCTGA